The DNA segment AGACCAGCGATACGAACACCGGCCCCGCACCCACCACCAGCAGCCCGCTGTCGCGGTAGGTCTCGAACCGCCGCGCCGCGGAGTCGCCGTGGTACTCGATGAACGCGATCTCGGACGCGTAGGTCTCCAACTCCCGCCGCGTGAGCCCGTGCGGCAGATCCTCTCCCGCGTCGAAGAGGCAGCCGGCGGCCTGCAACTGGCCCACCAGGGCGTGCACGAGCCGCCGCTTGTCGTCGGGCAGCCGCCCGACCAGGTCGTCGAGCTCGGCCGAACCGTCGAAATGCGGCGCCAGCCGGTCCAGCCACTGATAGGCGGCCCTGCCACGCAGCGCGAGATCGGCACCGGCACCGAAGACATGGACGCCGTCACCGGTCGGCACATACAGCACATCGGATTTGAGTCGCGGGCGCATCATCCGCCTTCGGAGTCGGGCATCCGCCACCCCGGGTCCGATGCGCCATCGGACCCGGAGCCGGAACCAGCAGTCGGTCGGGGCCCAGCCGAGTATCGGCGCCCCTCAGACCCCTGTCTTCACGGTCGGGCCACAGGGTTCACCGCAGGTTTCCGCGGTCGGGTGGCAACGGAGTCCTCACCCGAGCAGGGCGCGGGCGAGTTCCAGGGCGAGGCGCAGTTCCAGGGTGCTGCCCGTGGTGGTGGCCGTCGGCAGGAGTTCCTCGGCGCGTTTGACGCGGTAGGTGACGGTGTTGCGGGCCACGTGCAGAGCGCCGGCGGCGGCCCGCAGGCTGCGTCCCTCGGCGAGGTAGACCCGCAGGGTCTCGCGCAGCTCCCGTAGCCGGGCGCCGTCGGAGGCCAGCGGGCCCAGGAGGTCGTGGACGAACCAACGGGCGTGTTCGGGGTCGGCGGTGGCCAGGGCGACCAGGCGTGCTTCGCGGTAGTCGGTCAGCCAGTCGCCGGGGGCGAGCCGGGCGACGCGTTGCGCCTCGCGCGCGCCGTAGTGGCTGCGGCGCATCCCGGCCGTGCCGTGGGCGGGCGGGCCGAGGGCGACGTGTACCCCCGGGGCCCTGTCGGTCCGGGACCGTGCGCGGTCGGGGAGGCCGGCGAGGTCGTCGGGGGCGTGCAGCCACAGCCAGGCGAGGGTCCCGGCGGCAGGGATCATGAGCAGCGGGCCGGTGCCGACCGCGCGGGCCAGCGCGGTCGCCGTGTGCTGCAGCCGCTCCGCCGCGGGCAGCGGGTCCACGGCGTCGTCGCACCACAGCACGGCGGCCAGGTGCGTACGGGTGACGTCGTAGCGCAGCCGCCGGGTCGCGGTTTCCGGTTCCACCGGACGGGCGGCCAGCAGGTCGTCGATCGTCTGGCGCCGGGCCGCCTCGTCGCTGCCGCGCCAGCGGTCGCGTTCGGCGATGTAGGACTCGGCCATCAGACTGGCGTGGGTGTCGGCGTGG comes from the Streptomyces angustmyceticus genome and includes:
- a CDS encoding PucR family transcriptional regulator → MTRQWLRQLTPDQDHPHHEPALSPATLTAMTAVLGPGPVGWAMQTADAMAAEVLEQVPEHGGGPAALATLRRCIESTVLAALRLLLTEAAGEGGTLPDEALESCREFARRGVGLDRVLRGVRLGHARLTQELTSAVERYVPAGEHLAELRRITEELFTHADTHASLMAESYIAERDRWRGSDEAARRQTIDDLLAARPVEPETATRRLRYDVTRTHLAAVLWCDDAVDPLPAAERLQHTATALARAVGTGPLLMIPAAGTLAWLWLHAPDDLAGLPDRARSRTDRAPGVHVALGPPAHGTAGMRRSHYGAREAQRVARLAPGDWLTDYREARLVALATADPEHARWFVHDLLGPLASDGARLRELRETLRVYLAEGRSLRAAAGALHVARNTVTYRVKRAEELLPTATTTGSTLELRLALELARALLG